The proteins below come from a single Candidatus Aenigmatarchaeota archaeon genomic window:
- a CDS encoding MFS transporter, producing MPEKKEPKKNGIFGVDFNVFMLGIVSFLTDVSSEMIFSVFSIFFTVVLGASAALLGLIEGLADFASSSLDYISGALSDKTGKRKKYAAIGYGFSAAAKSLLVFASTVLFASAFRVLERLGKSFRGPPRDAWISSLSTDKNRGLSFGLHKALDKSGAIVGPLIAYFVLDFYGSTMGTFQMLFVIALVPAILSVALLLLIKENPASPRKRESIFTAHKTMKKEFHHYLKSAGIFSLVYFSFGFLLLKAYSIGFAIKDVVLLYALFNVAFVIVAVPIGKLGDIIGRKKIIMLGYLTYAIMSLGFVFAATKLDVILLFLLFGVFYAIDEAQSKAYISDIEKDQRGTAIGLYNFVTGLIYLPASIIAGFLWTISPSYAFLFATVMSLAALAYFSLKS from the coding sequence ATGCCAGAGAAAAAAGAGCCTAAGAAAAACGGGATATTCGGCGTGGACTTTAACGTGTTCATGCTTGGTATCGTCAGCTTCCTTACTGACGTCAGCTCAGAAATGATTTTCTCGGTGTTTTCAATCTTCTTTACTGTAGTACTTGGAGCTTCTGCTGCCCTTTTAGGGCTGATAGAAGGCCTGGCTGACTTTGCCTCCTCGTCTCTCGATTACATTTCCGGGGCGCTCTCTGACAAAACCGGAAAGAGAAAAAAGTATGCTGCTATCGGCTACGGCTTTTCTGCGGCTGCAAAGTCCCTGTTGGTTTTCGCCAGCACCGTCCTTTTCGCCTCAGCTTTTCGGGTACTCGAACGCCTGGGAAAGTCTTTCCGGGGGCCGCCAAGGGATGCCTGGATATCATCCCTTTCCACAGACAAAAACAGGGGGCTGTCCTTTGGCCTGCATAAGGCGCTTGACAAATCAGGGGCAATAGTTGGGCCACTAATTGCATATTTTGTCCTTGACTTTTACGGAAGCACAATGGGCACGTTCCAGATGCTTTTTGTCATAGCCCTTGTGCCTGCAATCCTTTCGGTCGCGCTCCTGCTTCTGATTAAGGAAAATCCTGCCTCGCCAAGGAAAAGGGAAAGCATATTCACCGCTCATAAGACCATGAAAAAGGAGTTCCATCACTACCTGAAGTCCGCAGGTATTTTCTCGCTCGTCTATTTCAGCTTTGGCTTTCTTCTCCTCAAGGCATACAGCATCGGCTTTGCAATTAAGGACGTCGTTTTACTGTACGCCCTCTTCAATGTCGCGTTTGTCATCGTCGCCGTCCCGATCGGAAAGCTTGGAGATATTATTGGAAGAAAGAAAATCATAATGCTCGGCTACCTGACTTACGCCATAATGTCGCTCGGTTTCGTCTTTGCCGCAACAAAGCTTGACGTAATCCTTCTATTCCTTCTCTTTGGGGTTTTCTATGCAATCGACGAGGCGCAAAGCAAGGCGTACATTTCAGATATTGAGAAAGACCAGAGGGGAACCGCCATTGGCCTGTACAACTTCGTAACAGGCCTCATTTACCTCCCGGCATCAATTATTGCAGGATTCCTTTGGACAATAAGCCCCTCCTACGCGTTCCTGTTTGCAACAGTCATGTCACTGGCGGCTCTCGCATATTTTTCGCTGAAAAGCTAA
- a CDS encoding GNAT family N-acetyltransferase encodes MAFTVRQAAESDIKALEKFQQKSTDYVRPFDPTLKKKGRIEYYKVSDLMKSKKVLLLIVEKDGKIVACGYGEIKDSPHFMEEKQFGYVGFMFVLEEFRRQGISKLILDELFQWFRKKKIKDVTLKTYSKNTYAIKSYEKYGFRPMVTAMHARIK; translated from the coding sequence ATGGCATTCACAGTCAGGCAAGCCGCAGAAAGCGACATTAAGGCACTGGAAAAGTTCCAGCAAAAGTCCACAGATTATGTAAGGCCCTTCGACCCTACCCTCAAAAAGAAGGGCCGGATTGAATATTACAAGGTTTCGGACCTGATGAAGTCAAAAAAAGTCCTGCTGCTTATCGTCGAAAAAGACGGCAAAATCGTAGCCTGCGGATACGGGGAGATAAAAGATTCGCCCCATTTCATGGAAGAAAAGCAATTCGGGTATGTCGGCTTTATGTTCGTTTTAGAGGAATTTAGAAGGCAGGGCATCAGCAAGCTTATTCTGGATGAATTATTCCAGTGGTTTAGGAAAAAGAAAATAAAAGACGTAACCCTGAAGACCTATTCCAAGAACACCTATGCGATAAAGTCCTATGAAAAATACGGCTTCAGGCCTATGGTTACCGCCATGCACGCTCGGATAAAGTGA
- a CDS encoding class I SAM-dependent methyltransferase, whose translation MDKITRSTKPEEDKHIFTEGIDYFATGKDSIWGRGDEDTLKLLQKTAIQGRWLNLAAGDGRYNQFLLEKADSVTASDIDESALSKLWHNTPEKYRPSLETKAFNLTGKFPFEDASFDGVFCTGTLHLFPRDILQKVISEIGRVLRPGGRVILDFSADIKRFSPDGKLVTFGKEPLYTLNDAKKTLEVLFREYKTEMHDSAVVEDFEGANPPYTLNCKFVILIAKKNEGARP comes from the coding sequence ATGGACAAAATAACAAGGTCCACAAAGCCGGAAGAAGACAAGCACATCTTTACGGAGGGGATTGACTATTTCGCTACAGGCAAAGATTCAATCTGGGGGCGTGGCGACGAGGACACGCTTAAGCTTCTGCAAAAAACCGCAATCCAAGGCAGATGGCTAAACCTTGCCGCCGGAGACGGCAGATACAACCAGTTCCTATTGGAAAAAGCTGATTCGGTTACGGCTTCCGACATCGACGAAAGCGCGCTCAGCAAACTATGGCACAATACCCCTGAGAAATACCGGCCCTCTCTTGAAACCAAGGCATTTAACCTCACAGGAAAGTTTCCCTTTGAAGATGCATCATTTGACGGCGTGTTTTGCACAGGCACTTTGCACCTTTTCCCTAGAGACATTCTGCAAAAGGTAATTTCCGAAATTGGCCGGGTCCTCAGGCCAGGCGGCAGGGTAATCCTTGACTTTTCAGCCGACATCAAAAGATTCTCTCCCGATGGAAAATTAGTCACCTTTGGCAAGGAACCCCTCTACACGCTAAACGACGCAAAGAAAACACTGGAGGTTCTTTTCAGGGAGTACAAAACCGAAATGCACGACTCGGCAGTTGTGGAAGATTTTGAAGGGGCAAATCCCCCTTATACGCTGAACTGCAAATTTGTCATTCTGATAGCCAAAAAAAATGAAGGCGCTCGCCCGTGA